Proteins encoded within one genomic window of Methanomassiliicoccales archaeon:
- a CDS encoding ABC transporter ATP-binding protein: MSIIEVRDLSKSFEDRWVLSNVSFRVEEGDIFGYLGPNGAGKTTTMRIMLGLLKPTHGEALIKGKDMGTDGDLRKRVGVLLEKNGVYDRLTAHDNLQYFARLYGLDDIENKIKQELDLVGLTEQRDQKAGKFSKGMKQRLGLARAMIHDPEIMFLDEPSSGLDPEAQKLMRDIIQEMSKKRRITVFLNSHNLDEVQRVCNRIAILQHGTIRAYDTVENMRSTYSRPMMEFNFNDESTAERAQTVLVALVGEGGVTRRNLAIEVATDSVAAEDLIEGLVKGGIRLSEARRMKRSLEEVYIDIMKQAGAGP, translated from the coding sequence GCGACATCTTCGGTTACCTCGGTCCCAACGGAGCGGGAAAGACCACGACCATGAGGATCATGCTTGGGCTTCTCAAGCCCACCCACGGTGAGGCCCTGATCAAAGGAAAGGACATGGGTACCGACGGCGATCTGAGAAAACGCGTCGGAGTGCTTCTGGAGAAGAACGGTGTCTATGACCGCCTGACCGCCCATGATAATCTGCAGTATTTTGCCCGTTTGTACGGCTTGGACGACATCGAGAACAAGATAAAGCAGGAACTGGACCTGGTGGGGCTGACCGAACAGCGGGACCAGAAGGCAGGCAAGTTCTCCAAGGGGATGAAGCAGCGTCTCGGCCTGGCCAGAGCAATGATCCATGACCCTGAGATCATGTTCCTGGATGAGCCGTCCTCAGGACTGGACCCGGAGGCCCAGAAGTTGATGAGGGACATAATCCAAGAGATGTCCAAGAAGAGGAGGATCACGGTCTTCCTGAACTCTCACAACCTGGATGAGGTGCAGAGGGTATGCAACCGTATCGCCATCCTTCAGCACGGCACGATCCGAGCCTACGACACGGTAGAGAACATGCGATCCACGTACAGCAGGCCGATGATGGAGTTCAACTTCAATGACGAATCCACTGCCGAAAGGGCGCAGACGGTCCTGGTCGCGCTGGTAGGGGAGGGAGGCGTCACCCGAAGGAACCTAGCCATTGAGGTGGCGACAGACTCGGTGGCGGCAGAGGACCTGATCGAGGGATTGGTGAAGGGCGGCATCCGTCTGTCCGAAGCGAGAAGGATGAAGAGGTCGCTGGAAGAAGTGTACATCGACATCATGAAGCAGGCGGGGGCGGGACCGTGA